The genomic window gttaataatCGCTTTGGCTGGGATATAAACAGAACTACACAATTGATTTCGATTTGAATGGCACATTAATATTTCCGTAGTGCTAAGTCGCtggcaaagaaagaaaaacttggtGAACAAGGAATGCCAAGAGCTGCAAAGGATCTCATGAAAAGACAGCTAGTAATGAAGAAAACGGCTGTAAAGAAGAGAACTgtaagaaagcaaaagaaaacaggtAAATGTGAGGTACATACTGTCACTACCTAGTACAGGTGGCATTCAAGGATCAGATTATAGTAGAAAGTATCATATTTCAGGGCCTTATTCAGGGAAGATGAACAGAAAAGGGCATATACCttaaaagcctgaaaaaattatttcttccaCAGTATGCAAGCCTCCTAGATATTAGTTGGGCACTACTACAAAATGAGCCATTGAGCCATATGATGGGAGCAAGGCAAATTCAGGAAGCTCTTTGTTATCATACCATTGAATGGTATAAGACAAGTTTGCCTCATATCTAGCATGTAGGGTATGTAGCTTGATTTTAGGTTTAGAATTTGCTTTAAGTTTCCCACAAATGTTGTGAAAACCAAGAGATATAATAACTGTATAGTTTCCAGTCTTGGCATGTTATTTGACAAATTACATGGGGTCTATATTAATCCAGCCATGCACTTGTTATTGTTTGCCTACTTTCTACTTTCAAACTTATCAACAGCCCTGGGATAGATCaatgtttacaaatttttaatcttaaccctttgcaccctaacatcagtttccATGTTCCctatactcttctctatacatttcctttggtattgaaaaggagaattcaTGTAACGATCAAAGCTTCTTCTCATTGTAGGTCGGTGATCATTACCTTTCCTTTCATGACCTTATTTAaggaatgattcagcagtattactgtaaggagaaataaggtGCTTGTCACTTTGGGGGCCAGTTATTTAGACAAAATTTagctgttgtttaacaaaacagctttctAAACTTTCTTGAATTTAGCTAAATCTTTTATCTTAACattcatttttgtgaacagaGTCAAGAAGGCTGAAATCTAGCAGTACAAGGACatttacataatgaaaacaaccttgatGTAGAGAATACATTAGGACCACTTCGTGGGTAAAAGtgtggtttgggttagatctCATGTGAATAACTGGCccttagggtttaaaggattacTTGTATTGTTTAAGTCACCAATTAATCTTTTTTCAGTCATTGACTGAGCTCAAAAGTACAGTTTTCTTTACTACTTAACTTTACATGTGTATTGCCCTTAATATCTTTTAGCCCAATCAgaaatgaaaaagtttcaaagaatacctggagaaagcaAGAAAGAGTACTTTAATAGGATTGACCAAGAGGCCACTCAAGAGGTTGCAGAGGCTTTGAAAGCATCAAGGAAGATGAGAGATGCAAGAAAAAAGTAGGTCATTTTCCCTTTCTTATGCAAGTGTGCATTATGTTTTATAAGGGTTTAAATTCCAAAAGATAGAATTGCGACTGGTTAAAAAGATGGGTGCACCATGATCATGCTGCTTGCGGGTTTATAAATGATGCTGGGCtcaaatcaaattatcttgttgttaAAAGCCCCAAGCAAGTCATATTTCAATTCAGTACCAAATGACTTACATGACTGTATGACATTTCCCATATTTTTCTTGTCTGTAATAATCTTGGTTTTCAGCATGTAGTTACACTGTCTAGTAACTCTAtgaagcttttttcaaatcaatgaTTTGACTTCTTGAATTTTAAATAGTCCTAGGGATAAACCTCATTGCATTATCCTTCAGTCACCCTTATGATGATTTCCACTTGAATTTCTTACCTTAAATTTTAACAGTAGTCAAAAGACTCATTTAAACTTTTTTAGTTTCAATCtaaaaaatttggaactcttttttggtttgattcctgttttcttttggCATTTTAGGCATCTcaaagacagaaaggaaaagatgaaagaaaagaaaaggttgtcACAGGAAAATACCAGCTTTGACCTCACAAAAGGTATATTTTACATGCTGACAAACCCACAAGGACCTTTTTGCCCAGCTGTACTTAAAGGGGAATACTAAGTTGTTAAAGAACATAGAGATTTAAATGGGAAGCCTTGTTAAATCCAGTTGCATTAAGTTTAAATCAGACTGCAAAAAGAGTCTAACAGGGCAGACTGACAACTTCTAAAAAAACCTTCACAGTTATTCTCATCATGCCTATGAAGCATACAAATATAAGGTGTCATTCAGATGGTAATATTTCACCTCACCCAAAGGCTGCAGCCCCCTGGCCTGTATGCCTATGCAACCAGTTTCATCAATCTTTCAATTCTTCCTTTaattaatatccatacattatccggcaaacaggtgatgacaataatcaaacttatcaggtagacgttgttatcttgatctagcaccaaattcttgtaactaattgaCAAGCAAGTGTGtatcagctagaggggagagttaataataaaatattgggagttaaagagttaaatgaaGCTTTGTTTTATAAAAGCTTGGCCTGATAAACTGCCACTCTTTTGGAAGAGAGTCAGAGCCTGTATTTCCCcaagagaaatgaagaaacaaagATTGGGTTTGAGAGACTGGTAACAATCCACACCATGCAATTAACACCTGTGCTGAGGACTCAGGGTAATGCCTGCTTGTTTGATTTatcattgctttgttttcagatAATGTACGGTTTGGAGATGTTGTTATGCAGCCTCCTTCCATAACAGCAAAGCCAAGAAAAGCTGCAGAAGCAAACAAGGTGTGTATGGGTACTAGTCCTGTCCAGTTTAGGCTTGATTATTCTAGTTTAGTCTAGGCTAGCCTAGTCTAGGGGACTCGTAGCTAGTGTAGTCTCAGCTAATCTGGTCTATTATAGCCATGTCAAAGCTCTTTTAGCCCTACACTGTTTGGTCTTCTCTGACCTAGTGTACTCATATCTAATCTGGACTCCTCTGGTTTGGTCTCATTGAGTCAAGTCTAGAGCCTTCATAGTTATTCTCATTGTTGTCCAGTTTTGTCTAATTTCACATTGACAAGGGGTTAACTCACAAATTATCAGCTTTTTGATATTTGCTATAATGGGACTTTACATGAAGTTCACACTAGTATGGACTAGTACATATCTTGCTCTCGCCAAGAGAGAATGCTTACTTGGAACAtcaactttagaaactctttactggGGCCAATTTACAaaactcagttgacaaaacaGAATTCTCATGTAATATGGAATTTATTCCCtttatatttaacaattacttGCCAAAGGTGAAGTGATTATTGTTGGAAAATCCTCTAAACAattttcaacaatattcacttcgcATTtggcaaataattgtgaactaTTCTGTTTTGCAGTTGATTCTTAGTTGCATgcccttaaaaaaattatcatgaacATTGAGACCATTgcattttctttgatctttgGTAGTCACTGAACTTTGCActtatttgattgttttctgtcCTAggggacaaaaaaattatcatgaacATTGAGACCATTgcattttctttgatctttgGTAGTCACTGAACTTTGCActtatttgattgttttctgtcCTAGGGATCAAAGGCGCTGTTATTGCACTCACTAATCCCACAGAATACAAAAGACACAAATGTGCAAAATAGGACTCCAGATAATTCTGGGATTCCCAAAACCAAAAAACGTAAGCATATGTCAGCTCTTGAGCAAGAAAAAGCTGACAAGGAGAGAGAACACGCCATCATGGCCTACAGGATGATACGGAAACAACGTCttcaagaaaaggaagaaattgtGTGAAACATTAGAGAAGGGGTGTGGACACCTCAGGTACATTACCCTAAAGCAggatgtcttttttttcgcaGACAATTATGGTCCACACTGACCTTTTAAGATGATCATACAAGATGTATTGGGAAATAAGAATATGACAGAAAGAATGGTTGTCTGTAACCAGAGAGATGCACTTATGGTTTATTTGAGGCTGGTGTCACAAAGTTTACTTTCTCAAATGTGAGGTCACAGAACAGATGATTAATGGTGTTTAAGTCAGTGTGGTTGTTCACTGACagtgatgaaaaaagaaaaaagcggaaattaaaaattcagtcATTTTGC from Pocillopora verrucosa isolate sample1 chromosome 8, ASM3666991v2, whole genome shotgun sequence includes these protein-coding regions:
- the LOC131797755 gene encoding coiled-coil domain-containing protein 137; this encodes MGRMSRYKKIKSCDPFYKGPKKESKATSAKSLAKKEKLGEQGMPRAAKDLMKRQLVMKKTAVKKRTVRKQKKTAQSEMKKFQRIPGESKKEYFNRIDQEATQEVAEALKASRKMRDARKKHLKDRKEKMKEKKRLSQENTSFDLTKDNVRFGDVVMQPPSITAKPRKAAEANKGSKALLLHSLIPQNTKDTNVQNRTPDNSGIPKTKKRKHMSALEQEKADKEREHAIMAYRMIRKQRLQEKEEIV